In a genomic window of Flavobacterium sp. KACC 22761:
- a CDS encoding sialate O-acetylesterase, whose amino-acid sequence MKNNIFKFAFFLLISSTMMANVSLPNIFSDNMVLQRNSEVKIWGWANPKEEIKLVSSWNNQEYKTVANNQAKWELLIKTPEAGGPFTISIKGYNEVILKNILIGEVWLCSGQSNMEMSASWGIDDGEEEAKNATNPNIRFFTVPKLTATNPQNNLLGNWTESTPETMKYFSAIGYFFAKRLREDLKNVPIGLISSNWGGTPAEIWMPEEVVNNDPLLLENAKKLNEQEYGPRQPGRAYNAMIYPLVGFKIAGTLWYQGESNVGSLVYDKTLGALITSWRKEWNDDFPFYYVQIAPFKTGSNNFSNVTVRNSQRKLLKEVSKIGMVLTSDISDTIDIHPKNKKSVGIRLANLALAEVYKTNSNLVNGPLFKDFKIDKNKVVVSFDYADGLYFKDKVSNQFEVAGADGNFFPAEASIKDNKVILTSKKVTQPAKVRFAWGNTIQSDLFNKVNLPASCFSSED is encoded by the coding sequence ATGAAAAATAATATTTTTAAGTTTGCTTTCTTTCTGTTGATTTCCAGTACCATGATGGCAAACGTTTCTCTTCCGAATATTTTTAGCGACAATATGGTTTTGCAACGCAATTCCGAAGTGAAAATTTGGGGTTGGGCGAATCCGAAAGAAGAAATCAAATTAGTTTCTAGCTGGAATAATCAGGAATATAAAACGGTTGCCAACAATCAGGCAAAATGGGAATTGTTGATTAAAACTCCAGAAGCTGGCGGACCTTTTACGATTTCGATAAAAGGTTATAATGAAGTCATTTTGAAAAATATTTTGATTGGAGAGGTTTGGCTTTGTTCGGGGCAATCGAATATGGAAATGTCTGCGAGTTGGGGAATTGATGATGGCGAAGAAGAAGCTAAAAACGCAACAAATCCAAATATTCGGTTTTTTACGGTTCCGAAATTAACTGCTACAAATCCGCAGAATAATTTGCTTGGAAATTGGACAGAATCGACTCCAGAAACCATGAAATATTTCAGTGCGATTGGCTACTTTTTTGCCAAACGCCTTCGCGAAGATTTGAAAAATGTTCCAATTGGATTGATTTCTTCAAATTGGGGAGGAACTCCTGCAGAAATTTGGATGCCGGAAGAAGTCGTAAACAACGATCCGCTTTTATTAGAAAATGCCAAAAAATTAAACGAACAAGAATACGGCCCAAGACAACCTGGACGTGCTTACAACGCTATGATTTATCCATTGGTTGGATTTAAAATTGCAGGAACGCTTTGGTATCAAGGAGAATCAAATGTTGGTTCTTTGGTTTATGATAAGACTCTAGGCGCGTTGATTACTTCATGGAGAAAGGAATGGAACGATGATTTTCCGTTTTATTATGTACAGATTGCGCCTTTTAAAACAGGAAGCAATAATTTCTCAAACGTAACTGTAAGAAATTCTCAAAGAAAATTATTGAAAGAAGTTTCTAAAATCGGAATGGTTTTGACTTCTGATATTTCTGATACAATCGATATTCATCCAAAGAATAAAAAGTCGGTTGGAATTCGTTTGGCTAATTTGGCGCTTGCCGAAGTTTACAAAACCAACTCTAATTTGGTTAACGGTCCGCTTTTTAAAGACTTTAAAATAGATAAAAATAAAGTTGTTGTTTCTTTTGATTATGCTGACGGATTATATTTCAAAGATAAAGTTTCGAATCAGTTTGAAGTGGCTGGCGCCGATGGAAATTTCTTTCCTGCTGAAGCTTCGATAAAAGATAATAAGGTGATCTTGACGAGTAAAAAAGTCACTCAACCAGCAAAAGTGAGATTTGCCTGGGGAAATACAATTCAGTCAGATTTGTTTAATAAGGTGAATTTGCCGGCTTCTTGTTTTAGTTCTGAAGATTGA
- the bglX gene encoding beta-glucosidase BglX encodes MKNKKIIIIGVLSLFTIGNMNAQKKPYLDKNKTVEQRIDLLLPLMTLEEKVGQMNQYNGFWDVTGPAPKGGTAELKYEHLRKGLVGSMLTVRGVKEVRAVQKIAVEETRLGIPLIIGFDVIHGYKTLSPIPLAEAASWDLEAIKKSAAIAADEASASGINWTFGPNVDVANDARWGRVMEGAGEDPYLGSKVAYARVKGFQGETVADLAKVNTIAACAKHFAAYGYVEAGLEYNIVDISNSKLYNSVLPPFEATVEAGVRTFMNSFNTLNGVPATGNAFLQRDILKGKWKFDGFVISDYASIREMIAHGYAKDEADATAKAVIAGSDMDMESYLYVAKLVDLVKSGKVKEALVDDAVRRILRVKFELGLFDDPYRYCDEKREKEVVGSKANNDGVLDMAKKSIVLLKNEKNLLPLKKSGQKIALIGALANDKNSPLGSWRIAADDNTAVSVLEGMQQYKDNQLTFEKGVDLLKQKATFLTETIFNTADKSGFEAAKIAAKNADVVVMVLGEYGFQSGEGRSRTDLNLPGLQQELLEEVYKVNPNVVLVLNNGRPLSIPWAAENVPAIVEAWQLGTQTGNAVAQVLYGDYNPSGKLPMSFPRNVGQVPIYYNKYSTGRPTDSDKNVFWSHYMDVEKTPQFPFGFGLSYTTFDYKNLKLNKTSFAKGERVQVSVEVTNTGNYDGKEVVQLYIHDEYASIVRPIKELKGFELVNLKKGETKTVNFTLTDAALGFYDNEGKYLVEPGTFKIMVGGSSDKGLQSGFEIKE; translated from the coding sequence ATGAAAAATAAAAAAATAATTATTATTGGGGTTTTGTCCCTGTTTACCATTGGAAATATGAATGCACAAAAAAAGCCATATCTGGATAAAAATAAAACTGTTGAACAGCGTATAGATTTGCTTTTGCCTTTAATGACTTTGGAGGAAAAAGTGGGACAGATGAACCAATATAACGGTTTTTGGGATGTGACAGGCCCAGCGCCAAAAGGAGGAACAGCCGAATTAAAATACGAGCATTTAAGAAAAGGATTAGTTGGTTCGATGCTGACGGTTCGCGGTGTGAAAGAGGTTCGCGCCGTACAGAAAATTGCGGTTGAGGAGACGCGATTGGGAATTCCGCTTATTATTGGTTTTGATGTAATTCATGGCTATAAAACGTTAAGCCCAATTCCACTTGCAGAAGCAGCGAGTTGGGATTTGGAAGCGATTAAAAAGTCGGCGGCGATTGCGGCAGATGAAGCTTCGGCATCTGGAATTAATTGGACTTTTGGACCAAATGTTGACGTTGCGAATGATGCGCGTTGGGGACGTGTGATGGAAGGTGCGGGAGAAGATCCTTATCTGGGAAGTAAAGTAGCTTATGCAAGAGTAAAAGGTTTTCAAGGAGAAACGGTTGCCGATTTGGCTAAAGTAAATACGATTGCGGCTTGCGCGAAACATTTTGCGGCATACGGTTATGTTGAAGCGGGATTGGAATATAATATTGTGGATATCAGTAATTCTAAATTGTACAATTCGGTTTTGCCTCCTTTTGAAGCGACTGTTGAGGCTGGAGTTCGTACGTTTATGAATTCATTTAATACGCTGAATGGTGTTCCGGCAACTGGAAATGCCTTTTTACAAAGAGATATTTTAAAGGGAAAATGGAAGTTTGACGGATTTGTGATTTCGGATTATGCTTCAATTCGCGAAATGATTGCGCACGGTTACGCAAAAGATGAAGCCGATGCAACGGCAAAAGCCGTGATTGCGGGTTCTGATATGGATATGGAATCGTATTTGTATGTGGCCAAATTGGTTGATTTGGTAAAATCAGGAAAAGTAAAAGAAGCTTTGGTCGATGATGCTGTTCGCCGAATTTTAAGAGTGAAGTTTGAATTAGGATTATTTGATGATCCGTATAGATATTGTGATGAAAAACGCGAAAAAGAAGTTGTTGGAAGCAAAGCTAATAATGATGGTGTTTTGGATATGGCGAAGAAATCGATCGTTTTATTGAAAAACGAGAAGAATTTGCTTCCGCTAAAGAAATCGGGACAAAAAATCGCTTTGATTGGCGCTTTGGCAAATGATAAAAACAGTCCGCTAGGAAGCTGGAGAATTGCGGCTGATGATAATACAGCGGTTTCAGTTTTAGAAGGAATGCAGCAATACAAAGACAATCAGCTGACTTTTGAAAAAGGTGTTGATTTATTAAAACAAAAAGCTACTTTTTTAACCGAAACAATTTTCAACACAGCCGATAAAAGCGGATTCGAAGCGGCGAAAATAGCAGCAAAAAATGCTGATGTTGTCGTAATGGTTTTAGGTGAATACGGTTTTCAAAGTGGTGAGGGAAGAAGTAGAACGGATTTGAATTTGCCTGGATTGCAGCAAGAATTATTGGAAGAAGTTTATAAAGTAAATCCAAATGTAGTTTTGGTTTTAAATAACGGCCGTCCGTTGAGTATTCCTTGGGCTGCGGAGAATGTTCCAGCAATTGTGGAAGCTTGGCAATTAGGAACTCAGACAGGAAATGCGGTGGCTCAGGTTTTGTACGGAGATTACAACCCAAGCGGAAAATTACCTATGTCTTTCCCTAGAAATGTTGGGCAAGTGCCAATTTATTACAATAAATACAGTACGGGAAGACCAACTGACAGTGATAAAAATGTTTTTTGGTCGCATTATATGGATGTGGAGAAAACCCCTCAATTTCCGTTTGGTTTTGGTTTGAGCTACACAACTTTCGATTATAAAAACTTGAAATTGAATAAAACTTCTTTTGCAAAAGGAGAAAGGGTTCAAGTTAGCGTTGAGGTTACAAATACTGGAAATTATGATGGAAAAGAAGTGGTGCAATTATACATTCATGATGAATATGCGAGCATCGTTCGTCCGATAAAAGAATTGAAAGGTTTTGAATTGGTAAACTTGAAAAAAGGTGAAACTAAGACAGTAAATTTTACTTTAACAGATGCAGCACTTGGATTTTATGATAATGAAGGGAAATATTTAGTTGAACCGGGGACTTTTAAAATAATGGTTGGAGGAAGTTCTGATAAAGGTTTGCAGAGTGGTTTTGAGATAAAAGAATAA
- a CDS encoding SGNH/GDSL hydrolase family protein, which translates to MFLKKIPFLILFLQFAAVCVSQTQNQNKTFLYEGRVEKLQNDNVVLIGTASSVSFNFTGNECSISLQSVDSYEHHNYVDLVLDGKYIGKIRIEKGIVQSFPIKVTSTKKEHTLEIYKNTEAHTGGILFAGTTAKLTTISFKKKKKIEFIGDSITCAAASDAVDCDKGEYMDHHNGYYAYGPTLSRAIGVDYLTSSVSGIGMYRNWNDENKDEAIMPDVYQNLYLTKDNSKPKYDFAFQPNIISIALGTNDFSGGDGKKERLPFNAEKYVSNYINFIKMLYQHNPKAQIVITNSPMVGGEKAVVFEDCLKKVKNAFADDKAHKPILIFKFKPMKPNGCLGHPDVADQKVMADQYGPFLKKLLNEK; encoded by the coding sequence ACTTTTTTATACGAAGGCCGAGTTGAAAAACTTCAAAATGATAATGTTGTTCTGATTGGAACAGCTTCTTCGGTTTCATTCAATTTTACTGGAAATGAATGTTCGATTTCACTTCAAAGCGTTGATTCGTATGAACATCATAATTATGTTGACTTGGTTTTGGATGGGAAATATATTGGTAAAATAAGGATTGAAAAAGGCATTGTGCAATCCTTCCCAATTAAAGTCACTTCGACTAAAAAAGAACATACACTGGAAATTTATAAAAATACCGAAGCACATACCGGAGGCATTTTATTTGCAGGAACAACCGCAAAACTGACTACAATTTCATTTAAAAAGAAAAAGAAAATCGAATTTATTGGAGATTCTATAACCTGTGCCGCCGCAAGTGATGCTGTGGATTGCGATAAAGGTGAATATATGGATCATCATAACGGATATTATGCTTATGGGCCAACGCTTTCAAGAGCTATTGGTGTTGATTATTTGACAAGTTCTGTTTCTGGAATTGGAATGTATCGAAACTGGAACGATGAGAACAAAGATGAAGCGATTATGCCAGATGTCTATCAGAATTTATATTTGACAAAAGACAATTCGAAACCTAAATACGATTTTGCTTTTCAGCCCAATATTATCAGTATTGCTTTGGGAACCAATGATTTTTCGGGAGGAGACGGAAAAAAAGAACGCTTGCCTTTTAATGCAGAAAAATATGTTTCGAATTATATCAATTTCATAAAAATGCTTTATCAGCATAACCCAAAAGCACAAATTGTAATTACAAATAGTCCGATGGTTGGAGGTGAAAAAGCAGTAGTTTTTGAAGATTGTCTGAAAAAAGTTAAAAACGCTTTCGCGGATGATAAAGCCCACAAGCCAATTTTGATTTTCAAATTCAAACCCATGAAGCCAAATGGCTGTCTTGGTCATCCGGATGTTGCAGATCAAAAAGTGATGGCAGATCAATATGGTCCTTTTTTAAAAAAGCTGTTAAATGAAAAATAA